The following are encoded in a window of Artemia franciscana chromosome 5, ASM3288406v1, whole genome shotgun sequence genomic DNA:
- the LOC136027434 gene encoding beta-1,3-galactosyltransferase 5-like isoform X1: MNSIIKLVLIFLLIPTVVIIIVIILNEQQKVLLRNQTFDISKRIDIILNKRCNKSIRIVCLISSDPKRKDFRMALRNFFVKVKELRIVGYFLIGEAKDESLDQDIYSEDRIFQDIIKGSFTDHYKNLTLKHLMGLQWANESCPGAEYYIKQDDDTAVDIIQLVDEFKVKVNDENTTRELIIGGISIEGDYKAPQRDPDSKWYVNNNEYSKDEYPPFLSGWAYITNLQTIKSILNQTYYHTFFWIDDVLITGTLANAAGIKHASLNERAGSTEDDIKCCNRYPTDRCWIVIGPTSDPEMLNEYLMNVEACITSKKCVNSDRRVCPKQKSKPVGRGNQNVKAKRSISMFV, from the exons atgaattctataattaaACTAGTGCTTATATTCCTATTAATTCCAACTGTTGTGATTATTATAGTGATTATCCTTAATGAACAACAGAAGGTGTTATTAAGAAACCAAACTTTTGATATTTCCAAACGGATtgacattatattaaataaaaggtGCAACAAAAGTATCCGGATTGTCTGCTTAATTTCGTCAGATCCAAAAAGGAAAGACTTTCGAATGGCTTTGCGAAATTTCTTCGTTAAAGTAAAAGAACTGAGGATAGTCGGGTACTTTTTGATTGGAGAAGCAAAAGACGAATCCCTCGATCAGGATATTTATTCCGAAGACAGGATATTCCAGGATATTATTAAAGGGTCCTTTACAgatcattataaaaatttaactttgaaACATTTAATGGGGCTACAGTGGGCAAATGAAAGTTGCCCAGGAGCTGAATACTACATAAAACAGGACGATGATACTGCAGTTGATATAATACAGCTAGTAGACGAGTTTAAAGTCAAGGTGAATGACGAAAATACAACCAGGGAGCTCATAATTGGTGGAATATCTATTGAag GAGATTATAAAGCACCCCAGAGGGATCCAGATAGCAAGTGGTACGTCAACAATAATGAATACAGCAAGGACGAATATCCTCCATTTCTTTCAGGATGGGCATACATAACAAATCTGCAAACTATAAAATCGATACTGAATCAAACATACTACCACACTTTCTTCTGGATCGACGATGTACTAATTACTGGGACACTTGCAAATGCTGCAGGAATAAAGCATGCAAGCCTGAATGAAAGAGCTGGCAGTACAGAAGATGATATAAAGTGCTGTAATCGATATCCAACTGATAGATGTTGGATAGTGATTGGGCCCACTTCTGATCCAGAAATGCTGAATGAATACTTAATGAACGTTGAGGCATGTATAACAAGTAAAAAGTGCGTAAACAGTGATCGTCGTGtttgcccaaaacaaaaaagcaaaccaGTTGGAAGAG
- the LOC136027434 gene encoding acetylgalactosaminyl-O-glycosyl-glycoprotein beta-1,3-N-acetylglucosaminyltransferase-like isoform X2 — protein MNSIIKLVLIFLLIPTVVIIIVIILNEQQKVLLRNQTFDISKRIDIILNKRCNKSIRIVCLISSDPKRKDFRMALRNFFVKVKELRIVGYFLIGEAKDESLDQDIYSEDRIFQDIIKGSFTDHYKNLTLKHLMGLQWANESCPGAEYYIKQDDDTAVDIIQLVDEFKVKVNDENTTRELIIGGISIEGWAYITNLQTIKSILNQTYYHTFFWIDDVLITGTLANAAGIKHASLNERAGSTEDDIKCCNRYPTDRCWIVIGPTSDPEMLNEYLMNVEACITSKKCVNSDRRVCPKQKSKPVGRGNQNVKAKRSISMFV, from the exons atgaattctataattaaACTAGTGCTTATATTCCTATTAATTCCAACTGTTGTGATTATTATAGTGATTATCCTTAATGAACAACAGAAGGTGTTATTAAGAAACCAAACTTTTGATATTTCCAAACGGATtgacattatattaaataaaaggtGCAACAAAAGTATCCGGATTGTCTGCTTAATTTCGTCAGATCCAAAAAGGAAAGACTTTCGAATGGCTTTGCGAAATTTCTTCGTTAAAGTAAAAGAACTGAGGATAGTCGGGTACTTTTTGATTGGAGAAGCAAAAGACGAATCCCTCGATCAGGATATTTATTCCGAAGACAGGATATTCCAGGATATTATTAAAGGGTCCTTTACAgatcattataaaaatttaactttgaaACATTTAATGGGGCTACAGTGGGCAAATGAAAGTTGCCCAGGAGCTGAATACTACATAAAACAGGACGATGATACTGCAGTTGATATAATACAGCTAGTAGACGAGTTTAAAGTCAAGGTGAATGACGAAAATACAACCAGGGAGCTCATAATTGGTGGAATATCTATTGAag GATGGGCATACATAACAAATCTGCAAACTATAAAATCGATACTGAATCAAACATACTACCACACTTTCTTCTGGATCGACGATGTACTAATTACTGGGACACTTGCAAATGCTGCAGGAATAAAGCATGCAAGCCTGAATGAAAGAGCTGGCAGTACAGAAGATGATATAAAGTGCTGTAATCGATATCCAACTGATAGATGTTGGATAGTGATTGGGCCCACTTCTGATCCAGAAATGCTGAATGAATACTTAATGAACGTTGAGGCATGTATAACAAGTAAAAAGTGCGTAAACAGTGATCGTCGTGtttgcccaaaacaaaaaagcaaaccaGTTGGAAGAG